The Phaseolus vulgaris cultivar G19833 chromosome 10, P. vulgaris v2.0, whole genome shotgun sequence DNA window tacattattattttaaaaatttataagaatatatatattaaaattatatcacatctattattttttttacgtgttgtttaatttttttttaaactaagaaTGCTATACATTGtcttgtttttaataaaatatttatacattttttttaccattttttatttttacacacacacaccattatataatataatgagatacatttctttataattattttttatataatttcttaatcaaactatcttatttttctttatatattggataaaataaaataaaattggtaACAACATTAGTTCTcgactattattaatataaatttataaagtaatattttaaaatttatatctaatattaactactaaaattttaacttctaataattttgaataacaacttttaattctaaattattgCCTTTAATAAATATTGAACAATGTTTGTATtgtaaagaagaagaaaaaatgtaaACTATTAAAGCATGAATCGGTATATTGAAACATTTGAAAATTTTCAACTTCAATGAATCACTCCGACGATAACTTTTGAAAAACAATGTTAATAGTATTGGGAAACAAGAATATGGCAGAAGAAATAATGAGAAAAAACAAAGGAAGAAAAcacaataattttatattagtttaatATGCATatacttttaattaaaataacttaGTTACATTGTTCAACAactattgaaaaataatattattttactatatAAGATTGAGACGATCTCGTTGTCATTCCATAAAAACAACCTAATAATTAATATCGAAGATATAGCGAAAAATTAGTGCagcaatttttttatgatgagACATGATGTATACACTTCACAAATATAGAAACCCAATACACCATAACTCTAATTCTAAGTgtttaagaaataattttttttaaaaaaattatatcacttatttatgattaaattaaatattagaaaTTTAATAAACTTAAGAAAAGATTGTAGGAAGCTTTACAATGAGGATCCTCAATCTTTTGACTCTTGTTTaaggaaaatatatttttggtttaaaatgttttaatatttctttGGGTGTGTGTTTGGATCAAGTCATGACTAGTGTGTTTGGATCAACTAATTTTGAATGTGGGTGTAAGGATGGAAGAGCGAGTGGAGTGATGTCCATCTTGACTAAAGTATTTTACTGGGATACCCATGACACCgagaaaaaggaagaataaAACATTGGAGGTGAGTGAAATCGATTTGGCATGTTTTCTATAGAgatttattgatatattattttaaaaataatttttttttgtattttacttttttttattatattataaacttaattatatttattctattataataagtataaatattAATAGATTAATAATAAGAATTAGTTATATAAAAATGTCATATATATTTAACTTGATAATTATATTTCAATTATGTATTTACATAATAAAtccataattgattatatagtaaatattttgagtttaatttattaccttttttgtcaaattttgaaaaaatataaagaaagttAGTCgcaaaaatttagtttttgttatccatctttatcttttatttttcaatttatgtgttttctttgcttttcacttgtgaatatatatatatatatatatatatttatatatatatagtataatataaataatattttaaaataacaaaaaaatgcttataataatatttcaaatatcagcattagtaaaatttattttcttaatataacATATCTAcactcaataaaaaaaatcattttaacgaaaaattatttttatattatcaattattaaaatattagttaagttatttatttaaaattgtagTTTTCTCTTTAAATCATTACTGAAGAATGTGTTTatcaatttcttttaaaaatttctgaaaaaagtattttaaaattctattaaATACTATGAATTCAAGAATCTCTATATAATACTATAGATCTCAAAATCTCCATAAAAGATCTCTCcataaacataaattttttgaaatctCCATAAAATATTATGGATTTCAAAATCTTCATAATATATCATAAGTTTCGCGTTCTCTAAAATACGATAAGTTTAAAAAATccttattagatataattttttttataatttaaattattcattacaaatctaaaatataagtattaaatgtacttatttattattaattttaattataactaaatttttacatatttaaaaatactaaTCATGTAAACATAatgttaataattatttttcttccacttattattattaaattgtaACCATATGAAACTATTAAATTCTACCATTTAAATGGAATGAATATTTCATGATCATGAGGTGACTAAGTCACATACAATTTTCAAAACAATGATTAGGGATTAATAAAACACATGTTCGAAAATATCTATGAATAATTTCATATAAGTAAAAGATTCTCATTTCATATATTGTGAGAGGTGCAATCAGTTTATCTTGTTTTAACAATCATCCCATGTGGTTTCAAGACATGCAAAATGTGGTCTTCCACACAAGTCAACTTCCAAATACGTGCACATCATTACATCCACTCACATTgcctttttattataaaataacaaaattgttTTCATTACTAACCTCTTTATAAATTGTTTCATGCTAATAAgttggatttttttaataaaagtaaacaaatataaaatatttttattacttcaaaaactaaaatgaatgattgaaacacttttaagaagaaaaaaggtCTATTATTTGAAGAAATCGTTAATATGTAATAACAGACCAATAATAATTTTGGAATAGCCAAAACAATATACTTAAAATACAATACAgatatcattacaagaaaatcataaaataaaaattaattttgagtgataaaaaataattagttattatagtgattaaattagaaatcattttagaaactaacaaatttttggtttctaaattagtttctattattgataaatggtttctaaattggtatctaattagcaaccaaggtttttgctaccaaatttagaaactaaataattgatagttaaaactttggttgctaattagatatcaatttaagaactatttaacaataatataaattaatttaaaaactattttttttagtttttaaaattgtctctaatttagttattgtTACGATTAATTGttttatctctaaaaattatttctatttcataaCTTTCTTCTGATATATATTACAAGTGTTACTAATATAATAAACACgagtatataattttataactataagtataaaagaatcacacaaacatctgtcttttattcttttaaattattaaactcGTCAATAATTAAATCATGATTAcaattttcagttttttttccaatataaataactatattgTAGACAAGAAATTGAGCTTCTGTTCTATTTCGCAATCttatttttgataatttttattaGAGGAAATGATTTTTCTATAATAATGGTAAAATatgaaaagttaaaataagataaattaagcgataatcaagtaaaatgtatttgattttcttactAATGTCAAAGATTGACACAATCATTCTTTGAGTGATAAAATGCTGATGTTGattttttaaactgatattaTCTTGTTAGAAAATAAACTATGAGAATCtaattaaatattgatatatgtaattattaaaaagGAAATCAATGATAAATAAGTGAaagttatgataaaaaaaacacataacaattaatatttcattttattaaccTAAACAAATTACATACCAAGCAAATGAGAAATGTTACATGAATAGAatagtttgtatttttttttcttgagaaACATAATACAACAtatgaaaaggaaaaattaGCATAAAAACATAACCAATGAGTAACTAATGATATGAGgtgagagaaaatgaaaaaaaatatcttaatcaattttttactctttattatatttaatttcattttttactatttattaaaattaaatgaaatactttataaaaaaattaaaaatctccCTAATTTAATTCCCATTATGTgtattcacaattttttttaaaagtttgatATATATAACCTTCCACTCTCTCTATTAAATGCTTTACAACATAAGATTTTCCCTACAAAATAACACCTTATTTTCATAAACCAAACATTCAGCATACGATTTAATTACCACTTATATTAAACTATAAGAACTTGTGTTTAAAGCACACAACTTATTaagttatattataaatttgtgtGATTGGTTAAagctttatttttattttttactcgTTTTGCTAAAGCTGTATGATATCATTCTTTATACATGCTTGAacctaaataaaaaaacatgttgtATATTCCATTGTAAGCAAGGTTTGAACCTtgactaaataaaaatatgattaagaTCCATTATTTGAGGTAGTTGGTGCATATAACCATCACAATGCAGGAGTGGAAGAACTCCATAGATGATGATGGCTATGAGTAAAGGTTGTGAATATTTGAGCAAAGAGAAGAAATGGGTTTCTACCTATGGCTTCTTCTCCCTCcttttcctcttcttccttgCTGCAATCAACTTCTTTGTCAACTGGGTAGACCTTGTAAGTCATCATCTCATCTTAATCAGTAATCATCTTCTTAATTAGTTTCTCTGGTTCTGTTCAACTTATGTAATCACTTGTTTTAGCTTCATTTTGATGCTTTGCTTTTCCTATGTTTTGCTTAATCACTTTCTTTTCTCCCTTTCTTATTCATGCATGATTCATGAATCCCTTCCTGAAACTAAAGGTGCTCTTAATTACCACTATTAAGTAATCTGGTTCTGATACtagactttaagtttaactcaaccacataaaaccggctcatgaggttgaggattgcacccacttatatagaatgaaagactctaatatctagtcgatgtgTGATCTTCAACggatatttttgaaaatgaaGATATAAATACCTAAAAGTATGGATATTTTGTTATAGCTTTGAGAGAGATGAAAAGGTAGGGTTAGGGGGGACAAATAATTAGAAGGGATTACGTAAAAATGAGATTAAGGTCACCCAACTTAATAACttttgtattaaaataatattgaaatttgACTTGGTTGTTGTGTACCCTTTGTATTATACATGAATCCATCCATCAATTTGAGTGCATGTTTGAATTCATCAAACAGTTAATGGCTACATTTCATGAAAATCAGAGAAAGATAGAAGAAAGAGAGAGGATAGTATGTGATGgtagataaataattttatttttcaactatataataaaattcaatgtttttatatttttatccattataatttttttaagttaaatatactatttgtttctatatttttaaatatcttaaatatttgtattaagaaaactattaaaatacattatttttttatatgataaataattttttattatcttctatgaatattatatattataacataatttatattgaaaattaattttttattttaaaaattatttattctaacAATTTTCTTAAtcaagaaatttaaaatttaaaataaaaaaaaaaccaattttatgtaaaaatacACGAAAAAGTAACATTtagcttttttttctttcttttctggCAAACCAACCTTTAGGTTTTATGATCATAGGCAGCCAAACATAAATGCCCTAATTATTTAAGTTGATGTATTTCAAAGTTATGCACTCAATTAACCTGTTTTGAAGAATTTAAGACCTCTtgacattaatatttttttttcaccatAAGATGAACAAATCAGACTACAAATACATTcttatgtaaaattaatttttaatttaatatttacttattcataaactaatttataaaaataaatctgtattagttttttcaaaatcaacatttatatttatatatattagttttaacTTTCGAAAAAACTGaatttgtttctctttcttAAAAGTATTCattgaaaaactattttaaacataCTCTAAATTATCTTAATAAGATATGccgaaaaaaataaaaaataaaaaatcatacagAGATGATCACAAAAGAAAGAATCGAGAGTTATCTAGTTATCTGTTATTAACGATCTCATATATAAAAATGATgagaaaatttatataaattaatttttgtataaactaattttaatttataaaaaaatatttcattttttaatttttgttttcataaaagtttgtttaaatatattaaaaatatatgtttggCCAAAACTTTTAAgcgaaaataaataaaaaattaaattgactTCTTCAtcaactaatttataaatatttctttatataatttctctattttttaataGGATATAAACTaatcttaatttataaaaatttgatttcattttttattttaattttctcttcTAACAAATTCTAagattaaatttgaaaatataaaacgACCAcgttattaaaaataatttgtttactttcaaaaaactaaaatattttaaagaaaataaagagaccaaaataaaaaataaaaggcataaaaattacaatatttaaCCAAACTTTTAACTATTGACTCTACTAGATGCTTACGGCCTTACCCTTATTCATACGGTATGCTACACAATTTCTACCTAATTAAAAGCATTCAATTCTTAATTAAGAACATTTGTAgttcaaactaaaaaatattctGAATTAATGTTGAGAAAGCAATTGAAAAAACGTCTTGAGTGATTAATTATGAGTATTAATAGTCAACAACAACACATCTTGTAAAATTATAATGCTAACTTCTCCCATTTGATTTAGCATAATGATCAAATGGATTTTCTTCTCCATCATCACCTTGGTTGTTTTTGTTGCAAGCTCTTTCTTCCTGGAAATTGATTTTGTAAGTAGTTTTTCTCACCCTTTAAGCTTATTCAtcatccatatatatatatatattaccatTTTCTCTTAATTTGCTTGGTTTGTCTCTCttccttcaaaaaaaaaaaaaacatatagagTGAGTTTTCAAATACTTGAGTCATATTGTTTTTTCTTTGCTTATATATGGAAACACTTCTTCCTAGCTAAGATATTCTAAgagaaaacaaatgaaaatcTAGAGAAATTATATGATTTGTTTTATAAACTAACTTTAATGTGttgatttaaattttgtttcttcTCCTTTCTCTTTCTTAAAAGTGTGTGGAAACATACTTTTTATTGATGATATATATACATATCTTTTGTGTTTTGCAGTCAAGAGTAGCAAGCACCAAGACAATTCTAACATTCAATAAGCAACAACTTCAGTTTCCAATTAACTGCACTGATGGAAATTCAACAGCAACATGCTCATCATACTATCCAACAACATTTGAGTTTGATGGTGATTCATCAACTACATCATGTCCAGATTACTTTAGATGGATCCATGAAGATCTAAAGCCCTGGGAGAGCACAGGAATCACAAGGGACATGGTTGAAAGAGGCAGAAACGTTTCACATTTTAGGCTTGTAATTGTGAATGGAAAAGTTTATGTACAAAATCTTGACAAAGTATATGAGACAAGGGATGTGTTCACAGTATGGGGAGTTTTGCAACTTATAAGGTTGTACCCTGGAAAGATACCAGATTTGGATCTAATGTTTCAGTGTGGAGACAAACCTGTTGTGttgaaaaaacattttcaaggaCCACAAGCTATGCCACCTCCCCCTGTGTTCCATTATTGTGGAGATGAAATTTCACATGACATTGTCTTCCCTGATTGGTCCTTCTGGGGTTGGTAAAATTTCTATTCCCTTTGGCCATGTTTGATGCATGTGTTGCATAGAGACTAAAAGACAATTTGTCTCTTCTAATCTTCTCATAGATTTTCCTTTCATTCCTTCTACCATGTGATATCTCTAGAGTCCATTTTTGAagatttcatatatttttgtttttgttattagGCCTGAGATCAACATAGCACCATGGGAAACAACATTACACAATATACTAGAAGGCAACAAGAGGACCAAATGGATAGATAGAATACCCTATGCTTTTTGGAAGGGTAACCCAATGGTGGCTCGTATTAGGAAAGAACTTTTCAAGTGCAATCCCACAAAAGAACATGATTGGAATGCAAGAATAGATAGCCTAGTAAATATATAATACGAACCTTAATTCTTGTTCTAGGTTAATATTTCActgtttatttaaataattaacacttttttttttccttttcagcATTGGGACAAGGAGAGAGCAAGTAATTATGAGAATTCAAAGCTAGAAAATCAGTGTACCCATAggtaaatattttcattaactttgtgttttcttttgaatctatttatacatattactaattttagaaatttttgtGATGAAAGATATAAGATCTATATAGAAGGCGCTGCATGGTCTGTGAGTCAAAAGTACATAATACTATGTGATTCAATGACCTTATTAATAGAGCCTACGTATTATGACTTCTTTACAAGAAATATGGTACCTTTGCAACACTATTGGCCTATCAGTCCCAGAAACATGTGTGAAGACATTAAGTATGCTGTGGATTGGGGAAATTCTCACCTTCAAAATGTAATCACTTTCttcctttattttttactaaatgATTTCTATACTCACATAAACTGATAGTTGATACTAAAAGGAAAATGTTACTTTGACAATGGTACACTGAAAAGATATCTGTGATTTGGTtaatacaatttcaaaattgtttcatttgagcaaaataatatttatgctAAAAACATACTTAGTTGCATAATGAAACATGCACTCACTTTCTAGCTTCATTACACATATTGCTTCATTACACATGACATATGACTTTAATTACAAAAGGATCCACTTTAACAATAACATAAAATCAGTTTCTCTGGCATTATTATACTGATTCATTTTAAACAAGTTTTAAATTTGAAACATTGCAGGCACAAGTGATTGGCAATGGAGGGACTAACTACATATTAGAGAACTTAAAGTTGAAGTTTGTGTATGATTACATGTTTCATCTATTAAATGCGTATGCAAAGCTCTTAAAATTCAAACCAACCATACCAGAAGGAGCAATAGAGGTTTGTTCTGAAAGTATGGCATGTCCTGTGCAAGGTTTACAAAAAAGTTTTATGGTAGAGTCCATGGTGAACTCACCAAGTGATACACCTCCATGTGCAATGCCTTCTCCTTATACACCTGAAACTCTcatagagtttctaaaaaaaaatgaaaatctaaTCCAACAAGTGAAAACAAAGGGAGTCAATAGCTTGTTAGTGTAGCAAATTCAACTTGTCAAACTGAGATTGAGTATTTTGATTAAAATTGCATTTTTTGGTTGATATGATTAAAGTTTTTAGTTGGTATCTTGTAAATTCAGAATATTGCATAAATATAAATTGCAATGACTTTGTTAGACACAACCTAATTTGGTCTAGCTAGTACCAAAAGAATcaacaatatataattaattttctataAGTTTATAAAACAAATGAACTTCTTAAGAGGTAAGGTTTGcaccatttatatactataaaatattattattttaaataaatgtgaGATCTCctaatattatttatcttttaagagcattaatatatataattttgacataaaagaaaaaaattgatagAATTTTccttgaaaatataatttattggtcattttagtttctatattaACATTAACTTTATTAATGTAtcacattaaatattaaatatgttaaggttgttgcatattaaaaaatatattacagtAAATTATAGTTAGTTATATTGAATCAATCTATCTTTTTTTCCCCACCTCCTATTACAATGGTTGATCTGCATAAGATTCAACATaattgtgtgttttttttttggacagatctaaataaataaataaaatcaacaggttttctttaaaaaaaatttaattttaaatttaagtatctTATCAAAATAAGATGTAATAcaactataataattaaaaaagatacaaaattaataatttactaTTTATCATAAGTAAATGAAAAAACATATAAtgacataaataataaattaaagtctaaattcatattcataaataaaagaGACATGATGAAATcgtgaataaaaatatttagtttcaaTACAATGTAGGTGTTATTAGATGTTGCAACTAATCTGCGTAGTGCGTAACAATTTCTCATTCCATCATATCAATTTGCACCCAATCTATAATTGAAAATGACAAAATACCCCTCTGATGAAAATAATCAggatgtaaataaaaattactttcatAATCTTTTATCtagaaatattttagattttgattttcataacacatttttgaatttcagaaatttttattcagaatgcatttttaatttttgttttccgaaatttttttattcagaatgcatttttttattttatttattattctagATTTTCAAATCCAGAATAAgagtaattttagaaatttaaaaaaatgatagagtgcaagttaaaattgatatggtgctgGAAGAAATTGGCGTCTGTGTATAATTATGCTAGTATGCAAAATGTCATTGGGCCAGAAAGGATCAGTGCAGTGTATCAATGGACTCTTTACGCAATTGAAAACAAATTAGACTTTTACTTTTTGAACGCCCGTTTTTTAACCTGTACCTCCACAATTGAATGAAATGACTGATTTCCCATGTCTATCTGCTGCCGCCAACATACTATCATTaccaaaaaagaagagaaggatAACACCTTacctattataaataaaatcattaattaaaaattaattttaaatatcaaaattattatatttattaatttaaatattattttgtaaattaaaaaattattgatatttaaagtaatttttattattaataaaattttataaattaatttttaaattaatatataatatcatattttaactatcaaatattttaaattataaactaatttttataaaatagtatccaatttgattattatagtaattaattatttttagtatttaaaattaattttgatttaatgattttcttgtgacaagttcaaataatttttttttttaaaaagttgtttATAGAATACACACAAAGCTTATTCTGAAAAATTAATTCCTAAAAACGCATTAGAGAAGATATTTAAAAGACTTGTTCTGAAAATCATATTCCAGAAAGCTCTTGTTTCAAAATATAGaaatttgattcttaaaatATTGTTCTGAAAATGTTATCTTATTGTAGAAAACGTGTTCCATAATGTATTTCATAAATTCTAAAAGATTGAGAAGTcacttcaaaaataaaatattcatttaaaaataatgggGTGGAAGTGAAAAATGGGGTTTGGAGGAAGTAAAAGCCCACAAAGTATCATCCCATCAAAGTGACAAAACCATAGTAATCGCGTGGCTGAATAGAAGAACTAGATCAAttctaatatattaatatatcgAAAATGGCTTTTTTAATTGTAGTATTTAATAAACCTATAAGCATCTGAATAAActtattaatattaatcataGCATATAAATAATAATGTGGTCAAGATGCGTCATGTTAATTaattagattataaaaaaataagtttaaacgTGTTAGAAGCAAACATTTTCGCATGCACCTACGTGTCTCTCTGATAAGAATGTTTTAAAACTTTACTGAATTTTTTATTCACATAACATAATATTCTGCACGGACACGTGGACCTTACAAAACAATTATCTTCTTTGTTTTGCTCATGTTCGCATCATCACTAACACCAaatctttgtctttttcttttaattgaaGAAACGGTTTAAGTTATCtaaattgtttaaattatttactttatattaaaacattttataatctCATAAGTCATACTCTTATCTATTTCAAACAAGTAATTCCATATTTgctaaattcaaataataatttaattcagttccttttaaaaaataattcaatttttttatgtagatCAATTTATTCagcttaatttaattttgtttgaataaCCGTATTTTTTGTGTGTTCACGTCACCAATTATATGTATAATTTCAGTGGTGTACTAAACTAAgtatttctttaaataatatttttaatttgaattttagaataaaagtaTACTGTTCTATATAACCTATGATTCCAAACCAAATAAATGAAAGGAAGgtagaaattataattttatattttcttagaattttttGGTTTGAGTAAAGGCCAAAAAGATAAATGTGGGCTCATAACCTTATTATAGCACTGGATTATTCtcttgaaaatgaaaagaagcAAGAAGGGACCATGTTTTACCAATTGAAAGCAAAATCTGATATgataatataagaaaataatgataaaagtagcattttttttttttgagcaTTATAAGCTTTATATAACTGAAAATTAACTTGTGTGATCATTAAAcctattaagattttttttttcttcataattttGAGATATATACTAAAATTATTTAGTGCTTATTTGATCTGTTCATCTTCCACGATTtggaatatttttaaataactgTTAAGTACATTAACTTGATGTAAATACTACTGACTTAGTTGAAGTTTACTTGCAATAATAGTCATTAAGATGCATATAAATACCTATtgattatatttcattttatacaggagtttttaatttattccaCATGACAACATTCactagtaatatatatatatatatatacatagaaAATAAAGCACTAAAAGAtttagttataatttaattatttttcctaTTTTCTAAACTAGTTGGAAGAAAATTACATGATGATTTTGTTAAGTGCTGTGAAATTATGGTAATTCagaaaaaaaacaagtaatTCAAAGgatgtaattataaaaaatgaagaaacttCAATAATGAGAGAAACACAAGCGAAAATACAAGGAGGGATTATAAATATTGACctagaaatataaatattcatattCAATGAGTGActgatataataattaattaatataattaattaattgactATCCGTATCACTTAAATAACTGACTGTTCATAAGTTTTTTTACTGGATTTCGATGTAAGAAATTAATAGTGCCTAATCTTTATTAAAGaatctatatatttatattttctctttCCATTATAATTCTAATAAacaaatcttaaatttgaaattttattaaaaaattaatacactTTTACTCAAGcaaatgattatatattttacatccttgaaaataattattgttttcaAGAATTATTGCAGAAAACATTgacatattaatttttaaaatggtagagattcaaatacaacaaaactaaataaaaaaatattagtggaAAAAGATTTATGAAAGTGTATTTGAAGAAGAAACACTAGTAACAATTAAAGCATGAACACTTACATAAACTTGTGACAGAaaaagggagagagagagagtttggAATTGCATCCATTGATGCGTGGAAAGGTGGGGCCAAGGCCAAACTCACCCAACCCAACAGCACTGTAACAAAACCGTGTTTTGAGTTCTTAGACAGACACCCCACGGCACAATTCACAACAGCACTCCTATAACTACTGAACAATCCGAAAACCG harbors:
- the LOC137819461 gene encoding uncharacterized protein isoform X2, whose product is MIKWIFFSIITLVVFVASSFFLEIDFSRVASTKTILTFNKQQLQFPINCTDGNSTATCSSYYPTTFEFDGDSSTTSCPDYFRWIHEDLKPWESTGITRDMVERGRNVSHFRLVIVNGKVYVQNLDKVYETRDVFTVWGVLQLIRLYPGKIPDLDLMFQCGDKPVVLKKHFQGPQAMPPPPVFHYCGDEISHDIVFPDWSFWGWPEINIAPWETTLHNILEGNKRTKWIDRIPYAFWKGNPMVARIRKELFKCNPTKEHDWNARIDSLHWDKERASNYENSKLENQCTHRYKIYIEGAAWSVSQKYIILCDSMTLLIEPTYYDFFTRNMVPLQHYWPISPRNMCEDIKYAVDWGNSHLQNAQVIGNGGTNYILENLKLKFVYDYMFHLLNAYAKLLKFKPTIPEGAIEVCSESMACPVQGLQKSFMVESMVNSPSDTPPCAMPSPYTPETLIEFLKKNENLIQQVKTKGVNSLLV
- the LOC137819461 gene encoding uncharacterized protein isoform X1, whose amino-acid sequence is MMMAMSKGCEYLSKEKKWVSTYGFFSLLFLFFLAAINFFVNWVDLSRVASTKTILTFNKQQLQFPINCTDGNSTATCSSYYPTTFEFDGDSSTTSCPDYFRWIHEDLKPWESTGITRDMVERGRNVSHFRLVIVNGKVYVQNLDKVYETRDVFTVWGVLQLIRLYPGKIPDLDLMFQCGDKPVVLKKHFQGPQAMPPPPVFHYCGDEISHDIVFPDWSFWGWPEINIAPWETTLHNILEGNKRTKWIDRIPYAFWKGNPMVARIRKELFKCNPTKEHDWNARIDSLHWDKERASNYENSKLENQCTHRYKIYIEGAAWSVSQKYIILCDSMTLLIEPTYYDFFTRNMVPLQHYWPISPRNMCEDIKYAVDWGNSHLQNAQVIGNGGTNYILENLKLKFVYDYMFHLLNAYAKLLKFKPTIPEGAIEVCSESMACPVQGLQKSFMVESMVNSPSDTPPCAMPSPYTPETLIEFLKKNENLIQQVKTKGVNSLLV